A window of Agrobacterium vitis genomic DNA:
GGGCACGCATCATCCATCTTGCAGGAGTAGATAGCCCTGTCCCCGCACCGTTTCTATCCAGGATTGGCCGTCATCCCTGGTGCCGAGCTTCTGGCGGACGCTGCTCAGGTGAACGTCGATCCGCCGGTCGAACGGCGTCAGGGGGCGTCCGAAGGCGTGCTTTGATATTTCCTGCTTGGAGACGAGCTGACCGGCACGGGCAAGCACCTCGAACTCAGTGCCTGTCAGTCCCAGACGCTTTCCGCGCCATTCCGCCGTCCTGTTTCCCGGATGGATGGCCAATTCTCCAGCCCGGAGCGCGTCCTGCGAGATGCCGGCGCCAGAGGAGCCGGCCCGGCGCAATATGGCCTTCAGCCTTGCCGCGAGCTCGCCGGGGGAGCATGGCTTTGGCACATAATCGTCGGCGCCGAGATTGAGCCCGGCGATGCGGTCCACGTCGTCGCCCCGGACCGTCAGCATAAGAACGGGCACTTTGCTCACTCGCCTGATCCGTTGCAGGAAGTCGATGCCATTCATGTGTGGCATCATGATGTCGAGAACAATGATGTCGGCGGCGCCTGATGCGGCCTGAACGATCGCGGCGCGCCCGTCCTGCGCGGTCGCGACGTCGAAGCCCTCTTCGGAGAGATACTCCTTGAGAAGCGTTGTGAGATCGGCGTCGTCGTCGATGAGAAGAGCCTTTGCCATTTGGAAAGCATATCACTCGTTCACAGGGGGCAGCCATACAGGACAAACCCCTGTCGGACAGTGCATTTTACTTATCTTAACATCGGCTTGACAGCACTTGACGTTCGATCCGCTACGGACAGGGAAATTCCTCGCTAGTCCGGGCAGGTCAATGAAAATCGCATTCAGAAAAAGATCCAACCCGCCTTTGGCGGTCACGCTCTGCCTGCTCCTGTCCGGTTGCGCGACATTCGCGGAGCTTCAACCATCCGACGTCAAGGTAGCGAATGTCTGGCATGCCACCCTGCCGCATGGCGGCAATGCATCAAGCCTCTTGTCGTGGTGGTCGACCTTCAACGACCCGTCGCTGACAGCACTCATCGGCTACGCCCAGGAGGAGAATCCGAGCCTTGCCTCGGCCACCGCCGAGATCGACAAGGCGCGCGCAACGCTGGCTTCCGCGCGATCGAGTCTGTTTCCCGGACTGGACGGCTCGGCCTCGGTCACACGGTCCGGCACTGATGGTGACGCTGCCAACCGTATTACCGCCTCGACAGCGTCAAGCGGCGGCCTGGACGCTTCGTGGGAAATCGATCTGTTCGGTAAAACGCGGCAAACGAGCGAAGCAGCGCGTGTTCGGGTCGATAAGCAGATCGCCAACTGGCACGACGCACGGGTCTCTCTCGCCGCCGAGGTGGCCGACTACTATGTCCAGTACAAGGCCTGTCGGCAGCTCGAGAATGTCTACAGCGTCGAACTCGCCTCGCAACGGGAAACGATCCGTGCTACGGAAACGGCTGCGACATCGGGCTTCACCTCCACCGCCGATCTCGCTCTGGCGCGGGCGAGTGCCGCCTCATCCTCCTCGACACTGACGGCGCAAAAGGCCGAATGCGAGGT
This region includes:
- a CDS encoding efflux transporter outer membrane subunit, with amino-acid sequence MKIAFRKRSNPPLAVTLCLLLSGCATFAELQPSDVKVANVWHATLPHGGNASSLLSWWSTFNDPSLTALIGYAQEENPSLASATAEIDKARATLASARSSLFPGLDGSASVTRSGTDGDAANRITASTASSGGLDASWEIDLFGKTRQTSEAARVRVDKQIANWHDARVSLAAEVADYYVQYKACRQLENVYSVELASQRETIRATETAATSGFTSTADLALARASAASSSSTLTAQKAECEVLVKSLAEVTGGDEARVRQLLAKGKAGIPAPKTFKPAAVPAEALRQRPDIGALELELAASIADVGAAKADLYPSLSLGGSVTVSSSTLTGGSLPWSFGPALTIPLLDGGSRRAAVRSAIADYDTAVANYKSGVLSAVSEVEIALVRVDSTRRRIGDASSAARNYRSYFTSIDSNWRAGGASLLDREEARRSAQSAEISLIEIRRDAVRYWIALYKALGGGWNADAVTPAQRQTKSQGNSL
- a CDS encoding response regulator transcription factor produces the protein MAKALLIDDDADLTTLLKEYLSEEGFDVATAQDGRAAIVQAASGAADIIVLDIMMPHMNGIDFLQRIRRVSKVPVLMLTVRGDDVDRIAGLNLGADDYVPKPCSPGELAARLKAILRRAGSSGAGISQDALRAGELAIHPGNRTAEWRGKRLGLTGTEFEVLARAGQLVSKQEISKHAFGRPLTPFDRRIDVHLSSVRQKLGTRDDGQSWIETVRGQGYLLLQDG